The following proteins come from a genomic window of Miscanthus floridulus cultivar M001 chromosome 2, ASM1932011v1, whole genome shotgun sequence:
- the LOC136539540 gene encoding transcription repressor OFP8-like, with translation MRVLLSRRRGAGRVLCIKKKARGFMCGCGGTKAVSISDGSSEKSAMATPQTAASTTPLTAMSTTTTTKSTRRGGENMPVPARTTSTTEAPSSFSSSPFYADTTDDGGPSSMESTPSLSTLLRQLGELERSVRFLHTAGPAPAGNGAEAGAGVTDGKQQNGGGSRRHHLRTVSEGCGGSGRVEESVAVVKESADPLGDFRRSMLQMIVENEIVGRAELRELLHRFLSLNSPHHHHLILRAFADIWEEVFAGYERTPDLLVSHRNKKHHLTTRGV, from the coding sequence ATGAGGGTGTTGCTGTCGCGCCGGCGCGGCGCCGGCCGCGTGCTGTGCATCAAGAAGAAGGCCCGCGGCTTCATGTGCGGCTGCGGCGGCACCAAGGCTGTCTCCATCTCCGACGGCTCGTCCGAGAAGTCAGCAATGGCCACGCCGCAGACCGCCGCGTCGACCACTCCGCTTACCGccatgtccaccaccaccacgaccaagTCGACGAGAAGAGGAGGGGAGAACATGCCGGTGCCGGCGAGGACAACATCAACCACGGAGGCTCCCTCCTCGTTCTCATCCTCGCCCTTCTACGCGGACACCACTGACGACGGCGGCCCCAGCAGCATGGAGAGCACGCCCAGCCTGTCGACGCTCCTGCGCCAGCTCGGCGAGCTAGAGCGCAGCGTCCGCTTCCTGCACACCGCGGGGCCCGCTCCCGCCGGCAACGGGGCGGAGGCCGGCGCCGGCGTCACTGATGGCAAGCAGCAGAACGGCGGCGGCAGCCGGCGGCACCACCTTCGGACCGTGAGCGAGGGCTGCGGCGGGTCCGGGCGGGTGGAGGAGAGCGTGGCGGTGGTGAAGGAGTCGGCGGACCCGCTGGGCGACTTCCGCCGGTCCATGCTGCAGATGATCGTGGAGAATGAGATCGTGGGCAGGGCCGAGCTCCGGGAGCTGCTGCACCGGTTCCTGTCCCTCAActcgccgcaccaccaccacctcatcCTCCGCGCCTTCGCCGACATCTGGGAGGAGGTCTTCGCCGGGTACGAGCGCACGCCGGACTTGCTCGTCTCCCACCGCAACAAGAAGCATCACCTGACAACGCGTGGTGTTTGA